The following nucleotide sequence is from Capricornis sumatraensis isolate serow.1 chromosome 5, serow.2, whole genome shotgun sequence.
TTTGTCTAGGACTTGGAActactttaattttgttttatttgagcTTGGTGTTTGTGATAGCCATGAAAATGCACTTTAAAGATTTCTAACTGTAGGGAGCTTAATTGACCAAGTGCCTTTGCTGCTGGACTCTGAAATTCATTCCTGCATTTGCATCAAGGCAAATTCCATGGACCTCTCACAGCCAGTGACTGATCAAAGCAAGGATACTAAGGCTGGTTTTGGAAGATCTGAGACTCCTGATGGCTAATTTTTGGTTTAAGGATGGTGACAGAAATAGAACCAATaggatgtgtatatgtgtgtgtgtgtgtgtgtgtgtgtgtgtgtgtgtgtgtgtatatatatatatatatatatatagagagagagagagagagagagagagagagaaaggtgagGTGGGGGCGCTTCCCAgggcttcagtggtaaagaatctgcctgccaagcaggagacatgagttcaattcctgggtcaggaagatcccctggaggaggacatagcaatccactccagtattcttgcctggacaatcccatggacagaggagcctggcgggctatagtccatggagtcacaaagagtaggacatgacttagtgactgaacaacaacaacaatacagagagagatgtatacacacacacaaaatccacACTCAcacatagtgtgtgtgtatggggtgtgtgtgtatgttttgtaGCTGGAGTTTGGAGGCACTCTCTCTAGAACTTCTTCCTTGGAAGACTTCAGTCCTTTTTCTCTTatggccttcaactgattggatgaggctcaCCCATATTATGGAGGATAAACTGCTTCACTCACAATCTATGATTTAAGTGCTaatattatcttaaaaatatCTTCACCACATCTAGATGGCTGTTTGATATAACGTggtgaccaaatatctgggtactGTGGCCTAGCCAAGTGACATAAAGTAAATCACTAAAATACAGGCTTTACCTACATTTTCAACAAATAGGATGAGATGATGATAGCATTTAAATAAAGGGTAAATTTCTGGATTTCAAACTGAACAATTTTCTCCTTccactaatgaaagaaaatacaattttttatttttacttactttAAATGTATTCAGTGGAGACATAGGATTCTCAGGCTACAAAGCCTGCCCTAGAATTAGAAACTGGTCTACAATGTTACGATGATGGTGTACATacatatttaagttttaaaagtacAGAAAGGAACAGAGAATAATAGTACACATGCTTTAACTGGCATGGACTTCCTGACAGTAGAAAAAGAGAAGGTGAAAAATCTATAAACATTTCAGTGCATAGGAGCTCTGTTTTTTAGTATTTTCCAAGTTTCCAACAGAAACACCTTTGGAGGagcaagaaatataaaaacaagtgaggaaataaattacaaatttttaagagaaataacAGTCCATTTATAAAGTGATCTTCCCTTTGATGTTACTGAGATTTCTTTGCTAATCTACATTCCAAATAACCAGAAGCAGAATCCCATTAAGTTTCCAAAGCTCATTTGTTCTGGTCGCCATTTGTTTGAGAGAGTTGATTAATATTTCTTTCTGAATACTGATTTgggaaacttctttctttttctggtggGGAAGCTGTACCAGATGACTTGTGGGAtaccagttccccgaccagggattgaaaccaggcctgggcagtgaaagcactgagtctcaGATACTGAACTGCAGGGAATTCCTGGGAAACGTGTATTACAATGACCTGATCAGCgattttcaagtaaaaaaaatatatctgatGCCTTCTCGGTCTAGGTTGACTCTGTCTGAATTGGGAACTAGAATAGGCAATTTGGAAACACCTTTCAGGAGATTCTGTTCAACTGAAACTGCTGGCTTGTGGAAtagtaaattattaatatttaaatcttacattccacatttctgtttttcaagaCCAAATTCCATGGACCTAGGGAAAATATAAAGCTAAATAGGTAAGAGAATGATAGATCAATGTACCCGTCAAATTTGTTCAGCATACTTagactattttttaatttgtaaaaaagaaaaacggACACACATTACTCTGCTGTAACTTGGTAAAGTGGCCCGGATGCTGCTGatgattataattattattattattttgagcaAGATAAGAAAGTGATCATGATCTTCTTGAGTTATAATGAAGGTCAGTaatgaaggttgctcagtcatgtccgactctttgcgaccccatggactgtagcctaccaggaccctccatccatgggatttttcaggcaagaatactggagtgggttgtcatttccttctccaggagatcttcccgacccagggattgaaccaggtctcccacattgtaggcaaatgctttaccatctgagccaccagggaatccctcttGAGTTATACAATCATCTAAATTCCAAAGCACTCACAACATTAAGCCAACAGAGCCTGTACTTGCATACtaggaaaaggaaacatattgCTGCTGGAAGCCACAGGCCAggtcaaaaataaatgttttatatcacATGGTAAAATAAAAGAGGGATTCTATCCCAAGACCACCTTGATAAAGACCCACAGTTACTGCAGCTGCAAGGGAGAGTCCAGTCAAGGCAGCTCAGAATAAACAGAAGCCTAAAAAGCAAATCTGTTAGCACATTATTTcaaaccccaccccacctcataGCCATCTGCTTTCCAGAGATGGTCTAGAATTTCTTGAAAGGGAGAGATACACTAGCAGGGCTGCCCCCTCACCCAGAGATCCCAAAAAAGGAGAGACAGCAGCATGGGCCAGACTGGGGCTCTGGCTTTCTTGGGATGAACAAGCAAGGCATACAGACAGAGTCCCCAAAGAAAGCATAATTAGATTTATCTGTGAAAAACGGATTTTGTGAGATACaattgttgttacattttaactTTGGCCCTAAAATGACAGAACTCAGATACCAAAGTTAGATGATACACCAAGATATGTATTTTCAAGGTAAATGTCCAAGAACCAATTAGACAACTGACCTACAGTAAATATTAAAAGAGTTGATAGCATGGAGCAGGGGTTCGCAACCTTTTCCTGTAAAGAGCCAGATGGCTGTGCAAATATTTTAGGTTTGTGGGCTATATGGTCTTGGTTGCAACTATTCAATTCTGTTGCAACACAAAAGCAGCCAAAGCCAGTATTTAAACAAGTGAGTgtggctgtattccaataaaactttatttaaaagtaaaagacaGGCTGGATTCGACCCACAAGCTATAGTTTGTCCACTGCTGGCATTGAGGAAGAGAGGGTTTATGAAGAGGTTCTTTTGGTGATAATTCTCCCAAGCGCCATGAGAATCTCATCCTGagcctgggaggtggggaggaggcttCAAGGGGACCATGTGAAGTGCTTGATGTATCCTCTTGACTATATGAGGCATGTTGTTCTCAAGACTGGACATTAAATGCACTCTGTACCAATGGTAGAACAAACATCCATAAGTGCTTCTCACATACCTGCCTAAGCTGGTCTGAGTTCAAAAGGATCACCTGGGAAGGTAAGAGGACTTCAACCGAGACTATTTCTCTCAGAGCAGAACAAAACTTGGAACGGTATGGAAAGTGGCCCCAGAGAAATTATTGTGACTTGACCTTCTCAACTCTAAATTGAAACTATTTGAACAGAGGACTATTTTATGCCAAGAGTGAGTAGATAAGttatgaagctgaaatttcatgCAGGAGCAAAGGAAAAACCCCCTCCAGTGAAAAAAGTTGAATGGGATTGTTGAGGCAAAAACAAAcagcatttcttgtttgttttacaaatattttataacagaACACTTCAAAAGCACAGTCCAAAGAGAAGAGCAGAGTCTGATGACCTCTCATGTCCTCATAATACAGCACTTGTTAACTCTGGTTCAATCTTGTTGCAGCTATAATGCCCATATACTCTCTTTTATCCATCTCCATCTCCCATACACATAATTACTTAGAAACATATCCAATGTCTGTATTTCCTTTAAATTGGAAGTGAGAGCCAGAGGTTAGATTTGATTCAGGTTCATTTATTTGGTGAGACTGTCTCAGGGTTACAGTGTGCACTCCTATAGCGCTTCCAGGACACTAATGTCTGCTTCTCTCTCAGCAATGTTAGTACTGATCAGGATTTAGGACAGTTTGACTCATCTATTATAGTTCTTtatcagctttttcttttttaaatcggTTTTAGCAACCACTGATGATTTCCCAGGTCCACAATTCTATTAGGGAAAACGACATTTTGATTACCTCTCATTGGTTGTGCATTGGTTATATGTATACTTGCTAGAACAATGGGAGCCCCTGGATTGGGGACTCATTAGTCTTTTCACAAGAGTCCTTTTTATTCCTTAGCTTTGGAATTTtgctgtatttttgtttgtttggaagcTTATGAGCTTCTTAGCTATAGAAACAAAATTCACTTCTGCTCAGTTGTCACCTACTTCATGAAAAGGAAGCCTGCTTCTCCAATCTACTTTGGTAAGATCTGCATACTTCTATGGGTATAACCTTCAGAGAACTGGTCCTCTGCTTTGAAAGATCCTTCGGTGCCAAGTACAGAGTACCTTCCCAGTCTGCCCAGTAAGATTAAATGTTGTTGCTGAGAGGTTTTCACCTTTTTTGTGAAATGGTTTTGCAGATATTGTAATGTCTTGGTACAATAACCATTGTCTTTTGATTCTGAAAAATTTTCACGTCTAAGAAGAAAGTAAACAATCTTCCTCAGTCCATGCCTTGGTTGGTTAATTGAAGGAATGGCGGGTTTCTGTGCAGCTGAATGATGACATTCACTGCTTCCCATCCCTtccatgctgttgttgtttagtctttaaGTCGTGTCCTAcgcttctgcaaccccatggactgtagcctgccatgttcctctgtagatgggatttcccaggcaagaatattggagtgggttgccatttctttctccaggggattttcctgaccccgggattgaaTGCATGTCTCTTGTGTTccttgcttggcaggcagattccttgccacggagccacgtgggaagcccaattCCATCCGGCTCCTTCTTATTCTGCCCTCAGTGGTGTTGTCCAAAGCAAGGAAGATATTTGATAGTTTTCACATCTCTCATTCCTTGCTTTTTCACCACAGTCTATGTGGGACTTACAACATGCTTATGAGGCAATATAAATACTGTATGCACAGGGCCAAAAAACTAGAGGCTGTATCTATAAATCTGCTAACTTAAAGTatggtgggagaaggagagggtaggacaaattgagaaagtagcaatgacgtatgtacactatcatgtacGAAATGGGAAACTAGTGGGAAACTGCTGTATAACAGAGGGAGTccagtttggtgctctgtgatgcccAAATGGGTAaaatgggtggggggtggggaagagggagaCTGAAAAGGGAAGCGgtaattatgactgattcccAGAAGAGGCCACCACAAcactgaaaagcaattatcctccaataaaataataagtataCATCTTGGATCTAAAAAATTAAGTGGTATCTTGTCCATATTCCTGGAGCGAGAAGGCCAAACTCTTAAATAATCTCAATGTCATAAGCAAGTGGGCCTCCAATGGAAAATCCCAGGTAAAAAGATACTTTTTCTATGCTTCTACCACTTCTGAGTTGACCCAGAAAAGCAGGTGTGATGGGTATTGTGATTTTTTCATTGATTCCATATTCTATGTATAAACAGTCATTTCCAGCTCGTCCCTTTAACCGAAGCAAAAGCTCTTGGACTTTTGTCTCCTTCCATACATCTCCACTCTGCCACAGGGACTTAATATCAGCTGTCTTTTCAAAACATTGATCAATTTTTCCTTTGTGAACAAGTCTGTTCATATTGTTACCTTTCCCAAGAAAGAAATAGGCAATTGGTTGCTTTGTACGATACATATGCTTATATTGTCCCCgaaaagaattttccagtgacCGAGCATACTTTTCCATTAGTCTAGAATCTTGATCTAGTTGTTGGTTTTCTGGCCAGAATAAGAGGGAAGCTAGGAAATAAGGTTCTGGATACCGATATGACATTCCTACTTGTAGTAAGACTTCTCGAAgctgatttttcagttttttaattgaCTTCACTATTTTGGAGGTCGGTTTAATACAGTAGAGAATGATGTTGGCCAGGATgaaattttgcttttcctttagCAGGGTTCTGACAGTGCATTGTTCAAAGAGAAAAGTATATTTGTTCATTATATCTTCCATGGTGTGTATAGCATCTTCTTGAGCTTTGATTAGATATTCCAAGAGTCCAGAAAACTTGTCTGCTTTTAAAACTTCCAGGCTTCTCCGATATAGCTCTACCTGAAGCGGCACACTAAGCTTTGGACAAAAATCTGTGTACTGTAATTCCTCTGAGGGGCCAAATATATCTGCATACTTCTTAAAATACCCAGCCACCTTTCTCCGAGTTTTGGCCTCTTCATTTTGCTTAATATTGTTCCTAGGTTTTAGAAGGACAAAGTATTCATCAAAAAAATCAAAGgactttttcaaagaaaatttcaaattggTTAGGTAAGAAATAAAGTTCTTGAGGACTAATTTAAATTCATTGTTTGGATCTCCAGGAATATCTGTACTTCCTGATATAAAATTGATCATATCTCTTTTAGACAGTTCATTTTTACTGtcaaaaaaaggaatgaactggAGAATCTGGATTGTGTAGAGCCCAACTTCTATCTCCCCTTGATAGCCAGCTATATTGTAAGTATCATACCGCCTTTTTGACTTCTGATAAAACCTTTCCTTAACTTCATACTCCCTATCCTCACTTTGCTGTTGAGATTCCTTGAATGCATTTGAGGCACATACTGCTAAATCCAAAAGACCAGATAGCTCATCAACAGAAATGCTCCTGTTTCTTTCACTATCTTCTATCCACCATCTTATTTTACTTTTGAAGACTTGACCCAGTGTATCTGAGATATAAGAATTGTCAGGTTCTATCTCTTTTGCTTGATTTGCCCAATGTAGAGCACTGTGAAAGTCCTTCTCTTTAATGTAGAAATGTCTTGCCAAGGCTTGGCAAATGAATGCATTTGGGTTGAACCGACGAGTACCTTCACGTAATACTTTTTGAACTGCCACATTCCCTTCTTCTTTATGTAATGCTTCAATGAATGGGGAAAACAAAgttcctgtttcaccttcattttCATTGCGCTGTCTTGTGAGCAGCAGTGTTTGCACATCTTCTAAAAATTTGCTTCTTCCTATTCCAGTATCATAGAACAAATTTTCTGTTAGCATGTTCAGCATAATTTGACTCTTATCCAAGTCATAGCTTATCTTCAATTCTTCCAGGGAACGAATGGCAATCAAAGGGTGAATAATGCGTACTCCACAGTAGTTCCCACATTCTACCACCTCTGTTTTTATTAGAATTGTAGAGTAGGTGCCCATTTTGTCTTCAAATTTTTCTGTTCCCCAGAAAGATTTCTTGTTTGTGATTCCTAGGAACTTTTCACACTGTGATAGTGAAATGGTGGTATCTGGCACATATGAGTTAAGAAgggccagaaaggaaaaaagctttGCTTCCTTGGtggaaatattttgttctttcagaatattcctgACCACATCTTCTATGTACTTTTTATTAAAGTTGGTTTTCATAATCATGAAGGAATAAAAATCTTGAAAGTTTTCATGTtggtcttcaatttctttcaatttAAGCTCAAAAGCTCTCTGTTCCTTGGGAGACAGTTGTTGTATTAGGGCAATACTGTCTGAGATCTTTGCACTTTTTTCAGGATTCTGTGATCTCCTGCAATTTAGGATGATCACTAGAGGTTTCTCATATCGAATATACCTATTAGCTACAGTTGTTTGAATAGAAGCTTGCAGAAGATAGACATTATCCTGTTCTTCAAAATCATCAACAAGCAGTAATATAGGTAAGTATTCCTGATTATTTGTTGTCCCATAGGTTATTAAATTAGTCACTTGTTCTCCAATTTCAGAAAAATCCACTGTCTTGTTTTTCAGCACAGCACATCTGAATTTCTTCCTTAGTTCCCAGAGAATATGCATAGCCAACGTAGTCCCACCACAGCCTGGATGATGATACAGATGAATAATTTTGACACATGTCGGCTTAGAAGAATCTGCCCCTCTTTGAATCATTTCTTCAAGTTTTTCATATTTATCCCTTTTCACAAAAGGGGAAGAATAGTTTTCAGAAGAAAAGTAGAAATTCCACCATGTGACTTTGCCTCCTCGATAAAAATCTTCCTCTTTCAATGCTTTGaattcaagtaatttttttttgtccttcTCTAAGATTGTATCTTCACATTCATTTTCACAGAGAATTTCCAGAGCAGTCATgatatcttcttcttttttcagaaGGACAGTAGATGAACCAATAGATGGTAAAAATCTCTTGGAAGATTGAGTCACAGATTTTAGCTTAAGAATAgttccatttatttcttcaagACTTAAAGAAGAAACACATTGGTTTGATAATTCATCTTGCTGGGTTGTTAATCTTGCTTCAAGTAGATCTTTCCATCCCTGACATATGCGTGAATCTACACAAATGCACAATATATTTTCCATTCCTTTGAGATCTTGGTAGAAAGCACAGAAGGTCTCAATGAGTGGGTCTCTTGGGTCGTCAACAGAGGAGAGTAATAGAAATACCACCAAAAACCTCCCTCTTGGCATTATGTCTTCTTGGGTAAGAAATGAAATcagtttcctgacttcagacgcTTTTTCTCTTTGCCAGGAACTTGCATCTACAGGTTTATACTTTTCACTGTCAAGATCTAACCGGCCATTGCAGAAAATCCAGCTGAGTTGTTGATAAAGATTCAGACTAGTAATCTTCTCATTTGTGGTTTTCCCCTCCATATACAAACTTGGGACATGAAGATTTACTACTCGGGTTTCTTTGAATGCTTTGACCACACCCTTGCTCACAGATTCAGGATCAAACTCCAACACAGCAAAccatttaatttcctttaggaaatctaAGTGTTTGATTTGTGTAGGGTGGCATTTGTTTATCACAAGAATGTACCAGTCGTAGTATGAATTATCTAACAAATCCTGATTTCCTGTCAACAATTTAACAAGCTTTGGCCCCTcgctctcttttttatttattttcactctgCATTTCTCTTCTGCCTCTTTCCTAGATTCTGCCAGTCTTTTCAAATCTAATTTAAACGCTTTGAAATCTGCATTACTTTTCATGACGTCCTTAGAACTGGCCCCATCTCGCACAAAGACTGAGAATTTTGGACTTGGTTTCCATATTGTGTTgctataattttgcattttaatctGGAAATAATCAACTTCACATTCAGAATATTTTGGAACAACATCCACTTCAATAACAAATCTGTCAGATAGAGTAATATTTGGCAGTAAAACTTCTACAAATCTTGGCTCTCGAATGCAGTTCTTTGCTTTTTGGACCTGGTGGTCTTCAAAATATTGGTGGATCATCAGATTGAAGTGGTCaatgagggcttccttggtgatggTGGTAAATTCCACACCAACAATTGTTCCGTGAGGTTTGTCCTTGACTCCAAAATGAATGGTGCCATTGGTACGTGAGTTCATACAAGCAGAAGCAAATCGGAAAACCTCATTGCTAAATTTCATTTTAGCATCCTCTTCCGTGGCTGTTTCTGTGTTTGTGAAGGCTTTGAATTCATGTATTGGGTCAATGAGATTGAGTGGTCCTGTTTCAGGCTGtagtttaaaattcagtttgtaACGATATGGATCACTGAATTCATCGAAAGGGTATGCCATGCATGTCGGTTCTGTGGATGGCTGCTTTTTCTTTGTGTCATCTATTTCATCTTCCATGAACTCATTTTTCAGTGACTTAGAACCTTTAGTAATTGTACTCACCGTAGAGTCATTAACCgtatctgatttctttttattcttttgttttgaaGTCCCTCCATCTTTCTCCTGTGTTTTAGGAACACTTTTACTGCCTTTTCCACTCTTACGTGTCTGGAAAGGATCTCCAGAGGATGTCTCCAGCAACTCTTTGAAGAGATGTTCTATTTGGATAGCTGGTCCAAATGTTATGCCCATAGCAACAAGGTGATCTTTAGTTAAGTACTTCAAGTTTGCACCATTCACATCTTGTGCAGTCAAAATTGCTCTGTGTTTTTGTTCAATTTTATGACTTTCCAACCACTGATTTACATCCTCTTTTGTCCAGTCATCTGTATTTTCTGGTAAGTTAAATTGTGATGCCATTCTGATACCTatgtatagaaaaagaaaaattatttagtattttttataaagaaatctaaaaaataatcagTTAATTTTTCAATTGACCTTATATGTGTGTCCTAGAAAATTGAAAATGGCACAAAAGGATATACCTGCCCTCTAATGACCCTCTTGAGAGGAAATTACCATTATCAGTTTCTTCTATATCCTTCCAGAGAAATACTACCAAATAGAAATGTGTGAGCACTTTTTCCCATTCAAATGGCAACATACCATGCACAATTCTCTTGCTTGCCTTATTCATTAATTGCATCTTggggatacatatacatatatatgtgtgtgtgtgtatgtgtgtgtgtgtgtatatatatatatatatatatatatatatatatagagagagagagagagagaggtttcaTCCTCCTTAATGGTTATTTTCTATAATGTGTGTTAGCTCTATTGTTTATAAATATTCAATTCTGCTgtagaaaataagagaaacaaaaaaggcTATATAAAACTAAAGAGAGATGGACATGTAAAATGAGAAGTATTTATGAAGCAAGGTATAGAAGCAAATAGTTTGTGAAACACGTTATCATAGACATAGATAAAGTaaatagagctgctgctgctgctgctgctgctaagtcgctttagtcgtgtccgactctgtgtgaccccatagacggcagcccatgtgAGTGTTAAACATAGTTAGGAAGAGACTGAAGGGCCAAATAGATATTAAATATTCATGAAGCACTCTTGAAGCACtttgtatgtttaaaattttaattgggtCACCTACTGTTGACACCCATTCTGATCTTTTGGGTCCTGTAATTAAGAAACATAAACAAAATCCTGAGTAGCTTATCAGGCTAGTTGATGAGTTAGAGTTGCAGTCAGGCCTACGTGTCCCTCTGCATCTCTCTGATTGGAGCAAGTGGACGTCACTGACACAAGCTATCTTGTATTTGTTGATTTCCCTTGGAAAGACCTTAACTTTCATTCTCAAAACCACACAATCAGCGGAGAATGCTGACActgcagagagggagagagaggatatATGAACTTGTATAACTCAGATAATAAGACCCTTCCAACCTTTTTATATCTTATCCCAAGTGTTTTACGCATCTCTTCCCCCCTGCTTTTTGTTGTATATTTAATTGATTTAATAAAGATGTTCCTCAAACACCTTAGATTGATCTGTGAGCCATTCAGTTTCACAGCTTCTGGGATAGCTTGCTAGGCAGTGAATTTAGAAGCTACTATTACATTCATGTAAATTTTCACATCATATTTGGTAATAGCTGATTCCTGGGCAGTAACAAATGGCATTACTATTTGGTATACAAATGGCAAGCTGCTATTTGGAAAATCATTGGCAATCTGGGTTACAAAATATAGCAAtggttagggaaaaaaaaatagacaataatAGTTAGCTTTAAGTACAGCCCCAAATGGCTCAAAAATGTGAGCTTTAAGTACAGCTTAAATAGTCAGCTTTAAGTACAATCCAAAAATGGCTCCAAAAACGTGAGCCTTCCTATAAAATCACTACaggagaatcaaatcaacaaagaaGAAAAGCCTGGGGGATAGTGGAAAATAGACTATATAGGTACATTTTCATGAAATAATTAATACACAGGAATATTGCCTACAAGAGGCAGATAAAAACTCAGGTTAATTTACTTTCCCTTCCAGACATAAAGCTGCCAGACCAATGGCCCAAGGTTAAAGCTATTATTCTCTGGTTAGTAATTCCTGTATTCATATTAAGTGAATAAAAGatacaccttcagttcagttcagtcaccagtcatgtctgactcttagtgacttcatgaattgcagcacgccaggcctccctgtccatcaccaactcccaagttcactcaaactcatgtccatcgagtcagtgatgccatccagccatctcatcctctgtcatcccctttttctcctgcccccaatccctcccagctcagagtcttttccaatgagtcaactcttcacatgaggtggccaaagtattggagtttcagctttagcatcatttcttccaaagaaatcccaggaccgatctcctttagaatagcctggttggatctcctcgcagtccaagggactcttaagaatcttctctaacacttgttcaaaagcatcagttcttcggcactcagctttcttcacagtccaactctcacatccatacatgaccactggaaaaatcatagccttgactagacggaccttagtcagcaaagtaatgtctctgcttttgaatatgctatctaggttggtcataacttttcttccaaggagtaagcgtcttttaatttcatggctgca
It contains:
- the LOC138080046 gene encoding sterile alpha motif domain-containing protein 9-like translates to MASQFNLPENTDDWTKEDVNQWLESHKIEQKHRAILTAQDVNGANLKYLTKDHLVAMGITFGPAIQIEHLFKELLETSSGDPFQTRKSGKGSKSVPKTQEKDGGTSKQKNKKKSDTVNDSTVSTITKGSKSLKNEFMEDEIDDTKKKQPSTEPTCMAYPFDEFSDPYRYKLNFKLQPETGPLNLIDPIHEFKAFTNTETATEEDAKMKFSNEVFRFASACMNSRTNGTIHFGVKDKPHGTIVGVEFTTITKEALIDHFNLMIHQYFEDHQVQKAKNCIREPRFVEVLLPNITLSDRFVIEVDVVPKYSECEVDYFQIKMQNYSNTIWKPSPKFSVFVRDGASSKDVMKSNADFKAFKLDLKRLAESRKEAEEKCRVKINKKESEGPKLVKLLTGNQDLLDNSYYDWYILVINKCHPTQIKHLDFLKEIKWFAVLEFDPESVSKGVVKAFKETRVVNLHVPSLYMEGKTTNEKITSLNLYQQLSWIFCNGRLDLDSEKYKPVDASSWQREKASEVRKLISFLTQEDIMPRGRFLVVFLLLSSVDDPRDPLIETFCAFYQDLKGMENILCICVDSRICQGWKDLLEARLTTQQDELSNQCVSSLSLEEINGTILKLKSVTQSSKRFLPSIGSSTVLLKKEEDIMTALEILCENECEDTILEKDKKKLLEFKALKEEDFYRGGKVTWWNFYFSSENYSSPFVKRDKYEKLEEMIQRGADSSKPTCVKIIHLYHHPGCGGTTLAMHILWELRKKFRCAVLKNKTVDFSEIGEQVTNLITYGTTNNQEYLPILLLVDDFEEQDNVYLLQASIQTTVANRYIRYEKPLVIILNCRRSQNPEKSAKISDSIALIQQLSPKEQRAFELKLKEIEDQHENFQDFYSFMIMKTNFNKKYIEDVVRNILKEQNISTKEAKLFSFLALLNSYVPDTTISLSQCEKFLGITNKKSFWGTEKFEDKMGTYSTILIKTEVVECGNYCGVRIIHPLIAIRSLEELKISYDLDKSQIMLNMLTENLFYDTGIGRSKFLEDVQTLLLTRQRNENEGETGTLFSPFIEALHKEEGNVAVQKVLREGTRRFNPNAFICQALARHFYIKEKDFHSALHWANQAKEIEPDNSYISDTLGQVFKSKIRWWIEDSERNRSISVDELSGLLDLAVCASNAFKESQQQSEDREYEVKERFYQKSKRRYDTYNIAGYQGEIEVGLYTIQILQFIPFFDSKNELSKRDMINFISGSTDIPGDPNNEFKLVLKNFISYLTNLKFSLKKSFDFFDEYFVLLKPRNNIKQNEEAKTRRKVAGYFKKYADIFGPSEELQYTDFCPKLSVPLQVELYRRSLEVLKADKFSGLLEYLIKAQEDAIHTMEDIMNKYTFLFEQCTVRTLLKEKQNFILANIILYCIKPTSKIVKSIKKLKNQLREVLLQVGMSYRYPEPYFLASLLFWPENQQLDQDSRLMEKYARSLENSFRGQYKHMYRTKQPIAYFFLGKGNNMNRLVHKGKIDQCFEKTADIKSLWQSGDVWKETKVQELLLRLKGRAGNDCLYIEYGINEKITIPITPAFLGQLRSGRSIEKVSFYLGFSIGGPLAYDIEII